The following proteins are encoded in a genomic region of Limanda limanda chromosome 22, fLimLim1.1, whole genome shotgun sequence:
- the sat2a.1 gene encoding thialysine N-epsilon-acetyltransferase isoform X1: protein MDFSIRAANVEDCKDIARMLMELAEYEKVTDHVKVTQRDLEQDGFSKNPFFHGIVAEVPEQLKTKEAGHTKIGYALYFYSYSSWSGRAVYMEDLYVMPEFRGKGIGKALMSKVAQLGLAAGCNQLNFTVLNHNKSSVDFYLSQGCYDLTDKMGYHCMRCEGEALEHLAQP from the exons ATGGATTTCTCCATCCGCGCCGCCAACGTGGAGGACTGCAAGGACATCGCTCGCATGCTCAtg GAATTGGCTGAATATGAGAAAGTCACGGACCATGTGAAAGTGACTCAGAGAG ACTTGGAGCAAGATGGTTTCTCCAAGAACCCGTTCTTCCACGGGATCGTTGCTGAGGTACCAGAGCAGCTCAAAACCaaagaag CAGGTCACACGAAGATCGGCTACGCACTTTACTTCTACTCCTACAGCTCGTGGTCGGGCAGAGCCGTCTACATGGAGGACTTGTACGTGATGCCAGAGTTCAGAG GGAAGGGCATTGGGAAAGCACTGATGAGCAAGGTGGCACAG CTGGGCCTGGCTGCCGGCTGCAACCAGCTCAATTTCACCGTtctgaaccacaacaaatccTCGGTGGACTTTTACCTCAGCCAGGGCTGTTACGACCTGACGGATAAGATGGGCTACCACTGCATGCGCTGCGAGGGAGAGGCCCTGGAGCACCTGGCCCAACCCTaa
- the sat2a.1 gene encoding thialysine N-epsilon-acetyltransferase isoform X2, translating into MDFSIRAANVEDCKDIARMLMELAEYEKVTDHVKVTQRDLEQDGFSKNPFFHGIVAEVPEQLKTKEGHTKIGYALYFYSYSSWSGRAVYMEDLYVMPEFRGKGIGKALMSKVAQLGLAAGCNQLNFTVLNHNKSSVDFYLSQGCYDLTDKMGYHCMRCEGEALEHLAQP; encoded by the exons ATGGATTTCTCCATCCGCGCCGCCAACGTGGAGGACTGCAAGGACATCGCTCGCATGCTCAtg GAATTGGCTGAATATGAGAAAGTCACGGACCATGTGAAAGTGACTCAGAGAG ACTTGGAGCAAGATGGTTTCTCCAAGAACCCGTTCTTCCACGGGATCGTTGCTGAGGTACCAGAGCAGCTCAAAACCaaagaag GTCACACGAAGATCGGCTACGCACTTTACTTCTACTCCTACAGCTCGTGGTCGGGCAGAGCCGTCTACATGGAGGACTTGTACGTGATGCCAGAGTTCAGAG GGAAGGGCATTGGGAAAGCACTGATGAGCAAGGTGGCACAG CTGGGCCTGGCTGCCGGCTGCAACCAGCTCAATTTCACCGTtctgaaccacaacaaatccTCGGTGGACTTTTACCTCAGCCAGGGCTGTTACGACCTGACGGATAAGATGGGCTACCACTGCATGCGCTGCGAGGGAGAGGCCCTGGAGCACCTGGCCCAACCCTaa